The following coding sequences lie in one Timaviella obliquedivisa GSE-PSE-MK23-08B genomic window:
- a CDS encoding ABC transporter ATP-binding protein yields the protein MPPAITLQNVHKVYNDRVVVNDLTLTIAPGEVFGLLGPNGAGKSTTIRMLTTLTQPTQGEIVVAGYDVVRQPYGVKQQIGVVLQQTSVDLDLTVWENMEFHGRMHHLPNPYRQKEIDRWLDYVELGDRRKDLVKTLSGGMKRRLQIARALLHRPKILFLDEPTVGLDPQTRRRLWEIIRGLNQQGMTILLTTHYMEEVEYLCDRIGILDDGTLIEIGTLDQLRSKHGEGLVMKQEGDRWQYQFFPTLLEAKTHLEEQPDKTGMMIRPSNLEDIFVELTGRNLD from the coding sequence ATGCCTCCAGCCATTACTCTCCAAAATGTCCACAAGGTCTATAACGACAGAGTTGTTGTGAATGATCTGACGCTGACGATCGCCCCCGGAGAAGTTTTTGGTCTGTTAGGGCCCAACGGAGCAGGCAAATCTACCACTATTCGGATGTTGACGACTTTGACGCAGCCGACTCAAGGCGAAATTGTCGTAGCAGGCTATGACGTGGTGCGGCAACCTTATGGAGTTAAGCAACAGATTGGAGTCGTGTTGCAACAGACCAGCGTTGATCTGGATCTGACCGTTTGGGAAAATATGGAATTCCACGGGCGAATGCATCATTTGCCTAATCCCTATCGGCAAAAGGAAATCGATCGCTGGCTCGACTATGTAGAACTAGGCGATCGCCGCAAAGATTTGGTCAAAACTCTTTCTGGCGGCATGAAACGTCGTCTCCAAATAGCTAGAGCGCTTCTGCATCGTCCTAAAATCTTGTTTCTTGATGAACCAACAGTCGGGCTTGATCCGCAAACTCGTCGCCGCCTGTGGGAAATTATTCGCGGCTTAAACCAGCAGGGTATGACGATTTTACTAACGACGCATTACATGGAAGAAGTGGAGTATTTGTGCGATCGCATTGGTATTTTAGATGACGGTACTCTTATTGAAATAGGCACGCTCGATCAACTCCGCAGTAAGCACGGTGAGGGATTGGTGATGAAGCAAGAGGGCGATCGCTGGCAGTACCAATTTTTCCCAACGCTGCTTGAGGCAAAAACTCATCTAGAAGAGCAACCTGACAAAACGGGCATGATGATTCGTCCTTCTAATTTAGAAGACATTTTTGTAGAGTTGACTGGGCGAAACTTAGATTAG